The nucleotide window tcttgaaaatcgacaaaaatcatacaacTAACTAATAATCgagtgctgatttcgattcactgattgattttctctttaaatcagcaatttttttaaaataaacgaaaacaaagtgctgttagaaaacccacttaaattttggttttttacgtttggttcaaaaactataagcctaatcggaaaataaactggatttctgtgattttcattcatttcttaatcgaaatcatttaatttaagcaaaatttcaaatttggtcaaaaatgaaaaagtgggaagggtatagccttcccatttttgtcaaaatctgaaaaaacggcatctcttgaaaatcgacaaaaatcatacaacCAATTAATAATCgagtgctgatttcgattcactgattgattttctctttaaatcagcaatttttttaaaataaacgaaaacaaagtgctgttagagaacccacttaaattttggttttttacgtttagttcaaaaactataagcctaatcggaaaataaactggatttctgtgattttcattcatttcttaatcgaaatcatttaatttaagcaaaatttcaaatttggtcaaaaatgaaaaagtgggaagggtatagccttcccatttttgtcaaaatctgaaaaaacggcatcttttgaaaatcgacaaaaatcatacaacCAACTAATAATCgagtgctgatttcgattcactgattgattttctctttaaatcagcaatttttttaaaataaacgaaaacaaagtgctgttagaaaacccacttaaattttggttttttacgtttagttcaaaaactataagcctaatcggaaaataaactggatttctgtgattttcattcaattctgaatcgaaatcatgtattttaagcaaaatttcaaatttggtcaaaaatgaaaaagtgggaagggtatagccttcccatttttgtcaaaatctgaaaaaacggcatctcttgaaaatcgacaaaaatcatacaacCAACTAATAATCgagtgctgatttcgattcactgattgattttctctttaaatcagcaatttttttaaaataaacgaaaacaaagtgctgttagaaaacccacttaaattttggttttttacgtttagttcaaaaactataagcctaatcggaaaataaactggatttctgtgattttcattcatttcttaatcgaaatcatttaatttaagcaaaatttcaaatttggtcaaaaatgaaaaagtgggaagggtatagccttcccatttttgtcaaaatctgaaaaaacggcatctcttgaaaatcgacaaaaatcacacaaacaaataataatcaagtgctgatttcgattcactgattgattttctctttaaatcagcaatttttttaaaataaacgaaaacaaagtgctgttagaaaacccacttaaattttggttttttacgtttagttcaaaaactataagcctaatcggaaaataaactggatttctgtgattttcattcaattctgaatcgaaatcatgtattttaagcaaaatttcaaatttggtcaaaaatgaaaaagtgggaagggtatagccttcccatttttgtcaaaatctgaaaaaacggcatctcttgaaaatcgacaaaaatcatacaacTAACTAATAATCgagtgctgatttcgattcactgattgattttctctttaaatcagcaatttttttaaaataaacgaaaacaaagtgctgttagaaaacccacttaaattttggttttttacgtttggttcaaaaactataagcctaatcggaaaataaactggatttctgtgattttcattcatttcttaatcgaaatcatttaatttaagcaaaatttcaaaaatttttaaaaaaagaaaaagggggaagggtatagccttcccatttttgtcaaaatctgaaaaaacggcatctcttgaaaatcgacaaaaatcatacaacCAATTAATAATCgagtgctgatttcgattcactgattgattttctctttaaatcagcaatttttttaaaataaacgaaaacaaagtgctgttagagaacccacttaaattttggttttttacgtttagttcaaaaactataagcctaatcggaaaataaactggatttctgtgattttcattcatttcttaatcgaaatcatttaatttaagcaaaatttcaaatttggtcaaaaaagtgggaagggtatagccttcccatttttgtcaaaatctgaaaaaacggcatcttttgaaaatcgacaaaaatcatacaacCAACTAATAATCgagtgctgatttcgattcactgattgattttctctttaaatcagcaatttttttaaaataaacgaaaacaaagtgctgttagaaaacccacttaaattttggttttttacgtttagttcaaaaactataagcctaatcggaaaataaactggatttctgtgattttcattcaattctgaatcgaaatcatgtattttaagcaaaatttcaaatttggtcaaaaatgaaaaagtgggaagggtatagccttcccatttttgtcaaaatctgaaaaaacggcatctcttgaaaatcgacaaaaatcatacaacCAACTAATAATCgagtgctgatttcgattcactgattgattttctctttaaatcagcaaattttttaaaataaacgaaaacaaagtgctgttagaaaacccacttaaattttggttttttacgtttagttcaaaaactataagcctaatcggaaaataaactggatttctgtgattttcattcatttcttaatcgaaatcatttaatttaagcaaaatttcaaatttggtcaaaaatgaaaaagtgggaagggtatagccttcccatttttgtcaaaatctgaaaaaacggcatctcttgaaaatcgacaaaaatcatacaacCAACTAATAATCgagtgctgatttcgattcactgattgattttctctttaaatcagcaatttttttaaaataaacgaaaacaaagtgctgttagagaacccacttaaattttggttttttacgtttagttcaaaaactataagcctaatcggaaaataaactggatttctgtgattttcattcatttcttaatcgaaatcatttaatttaagcaaaatttcaaatttggtcaaaaatgaaaaagtgggaagggtatagccttcccatttttgtcaaaatctgaaaaaacggcatctcttgaaaatcgacaaaaatcatacaacCAATTAATAATCgagtgctgatttcgattcactgattgattttctctttaaatcagcaatttttttaaaataaacgaaaacaaagtgctgttagagaacccacttaaattttggttttttacgtttagttcaaaactataagcctaatcggaaaataaactggatttctgtgattttcattcaattctgaatcgaaatcatgtattttaagcaaaattttaaatttggtcaaaaatgaaaaagtgggaagggtatagccttcccatttttgtcaaaatctgaaaaaacggcatctcttgaaaatcgacaaaaatcatacaacTAACTAATAATCgagtgctgatttcgattcactgattgattttctctttaaatcagcaatttttttaaaataatcgaaaacaaagtgctgttagaaaacccacttaaattttggttttttacgtttggttcaaaaactataagcctaatcggaaaataaactggatttctgtgattttcattcatttcttaatcgaaatcatttaatttaagcaaaatttcaaatttggtcaaaaatgaaaaagtgggaagggtatagcctatGGCACGGTATTTGGCTCACACCTATTTGATCGAAAATatcgaaaaaatttttaaaaatatcagtatttttaaaaatcagaccaacaacgaaatcaaaaatattttgaaaatcttttcaGATGTGGAGTGAAAGACAAAgtcaaaagttaaaaaaaaaccaaaatttcaaagtcaaaagttaaaaatcaaatcaaaattcatATTCAGGTTTAGTTTGGTATGGGATGTCTTGTCTCGACATCTGGTGGAAGGCAGGCGAGTTGCTAACCGGCAGTTTTGGCAGACGGTCATTCTGCGGAACATTCTGCGGGAAGCACACATCATATTGTTTCTTATTTCGTTCACACAGTCACACTCAGTCACACACTCCATGTCAGTCACTTATTTTGTTCCCAAATCAGCAGTGTTCTGAATCAATTAATAAGTAAACAAAATGGCTACCTTTAATGAACTACAACAAGTGTATTTAGAATACACTCATAATCTTCTACCTGGCACTATCGGTATTCCACAAATGAAGATCACATCTTATATGACTCTTAAATTTACGTtcactgttttatttttaatgtaTCCAATTCAGGACTGAGTTTTCCTGACTTCTGTACTGGATACAATGTTTTCACAGAGCAACCGGCTTTCCCTGCTTTACATGGGGCTAATGAAGAGCAAGCAGCAACCAACTATAGAAAAATACCTGTTGATGTTGAACAGCTGAAAGATTATCTTGGTATCACAATGCAAAAACTATTATCAGCCTTAACtaacaaattctttttctaGCATGTGATTTCAAAATTCATGGGATTTCTGTTTTGATGCAGATCAGTGAACCAACTCTTAAACGCAGAATCAAGGAATATGGTTTATCAATAAGAGGAAGCTACTCCAACATTTCTGATAATGATCTCGATATTGTCATTGCCAACGTGCTCAAAAGGTTTCCCAAGTTTGgtaatctttcttttttaaaatcctttGAGCATTACAATTACTGAAGTTGTTTTTTGAAACACAGGTCTACAGTTGTTGCAAGGCAAACTTGTTGCAGATGGGTACAAATTGCAAGAAAAGCGTTTGCGAGCTTCCTATGCTAGAATTGGGCTGAAGAAGGCTAAACCTGGCTTGAAACAGATTCCTCGTGTGGTTTATCACGCAGATTCCCCTTTACAAATGTGGCACATGGATGGATTCCACAAATTTGATGGGTAATTATATACATTATATTATGGCTTTTTATATCACTATTTAGTAACTCAATAAAACATATAATTTTTTAGATGGGGATTTGTTGTTCATGGAATTGTTGATGGATATAGTAAGGCGATAGTGGGAATGCAAGTTAGTGACAACAACCGCTCAGAGACTGTTGTCAAACTATTGCATTCTAGCTGCATCATTTGGGGAACTCCAGCTTGTTTAAGGTGACAGCCTTTCTTACTAATATACCACATACACATTTGTGCAAATTAAAATTACTTGTCTCATTTTCTAGAACTGATCGAGGAGGAGAAAATGTATTAGCAGCTGATTATATGTTAAATGTACGGGGTGTAGATAGATCCAGTTTTTACGCTGGCTCTTCCATGCGGAATCAAAGAATTGAACGTCAGTGGAGAGACACGAATCAATTTATTAACCTAAATAATTATTTATGGTTAAGAGACAAAACTAAAACTTAACAAATTGTTTACTTTAGAATAGCATCGTAGTTTTCTTCCTCAGTATTTTCAACGTTGAAATCCACCACTCGCTGGGAAACGTATATGTCAGCCAAattacttttttcttgttttgaagCTCTCGTCCCAAGCCATCCAATGTGAGGCATTAAATAGACATGCATTTTGAACGTATTAGATGTGTTGAAACCTAGTGTGTGAGCAAAATAATACATGTAAAtatcaaaaaaattattaaacgTCTCATTATAACATACGTTTTGCTATCATCTTTTGACGTGAAACGACGCCACTGTTGCAACTTGGAGACAGGGATGCATtgtctaaaaacaaaaattatattacgtaaaacatttcattaatgCAATTGTTGGGAATTACCTTTCACTTCTGTTATTGAAGAAGAAGCCATTAAAGATTTTCGCATTGTCAgcgctctttttcttcttctctcgttTGCCTCAGTCGAGTGGCTATTCATTTCCTGAAA belongs to Daphnia magna isolate NIES linkage group LG1, ASM2063170v1.1, whole genome shotgun sequence and includes:
- the LOC123469355 gene encoding uncharacterized protein LOC123469355 isoform X1, with product MATFNELQQVYLEYTHNLLPGTIGLSFPDFCTGYNVFTEQPAFPALHGANEEQAATNYRKIPVDVEQLKDYLACDFKIHGISVLMQISEPTLKRRIKEYGLSIRGSYSNISDNDLDIVIANVLKRFPKFGLQLLQGKLVADGYKLQEKRLRASYARIGLKKAKPGLKQIPRVVYHADSPLQMWHMDGFHKFDGWGFVVHGIVDGYSKAIVGMQVSDNNRSETVVKLLHSSCIIWGTPACLRTDRGGENVLAADYMLNVRGVDRSSFYAGSSMRNQRIERQWRDTNQFINLNNYLWLRDKTKT
- the LOC123469355 gene encoding uncharacterized protein LOC123469355 isoform X2, which encodes MATFNELQQVYLEYTHNLLPGTIGLSFPDFCTGYNVFTEQPAFPALHGANEEQAATNYRKIPVDVEQLKDYLACDFKIHGISVLMQISEPTLKRRIKEYGLSIRGSYSNISDNDLDIVIANVLKRFPKFGLQLLQGKLVADGYKLQEKRLRASYARIGLKKAKPGLKQIPRVVYHADSPLQMWHMDGFHKFDGWGFVVHGIVDGYSKAIVGMQVYFRIAS
- the LOC123469356 gene encoding uncharacterized protein LOC123469356 isoform X2, with translation MSIDSVAEYLLFLQLYDQYKLDCVRKGKTPNGLPVFLSNLKDAQRVTEHSSVSADVAVSGLVNTDSPFKSCGTFQEMNSHSTEANERRRKRALTMRKSLMASSSITEVKDNASLSPSCNSGVVSRQKMIAKRFNTSNTFKMHVYLMPHIGWLGTRASKQEKSNLADIYVSQRVVDFNVENTEEENYDAILK
- the LOC123469356 gene encoding uncharacterized protein LOC123469356 isoform X3, yielding MSIDSVAEYLLFLQLYDQYKLDCVRKGKTPNGLPVFLSNLKDAQRVTVSADVAVSGLVNTDSPFKSCGTFQEMNSHSTEANERRRKRALTMRKSLMASSSITEVKDNASLSPSCNSGVVSRQKMIAKRFNTSNTFKMHVYLMPHIGWLGTRASKQEKSNLADIYVSQRVVDFNVENTEEENYDAILKLIN
- the LOC123469356 gene encoding uncharacterized protein LOC123469356 isoform X1 → MSIDSVAEYLLFLQLYDQYKLDCVRKGKTPNGLPVFLSNLKDAQRVTEHSSVSADVAVSGLVNTDSPFKSCGTFQEMNSHSTEANERRRKRALTMRKSLMASSSITEVKDNASLSPSCNSGVVSRQKMIAKRFNTSNTFKMHVYLMPHIGWLGTRASKQEKSNLADIYVSQRVVDFNVENTEEENYDAILKLIN